Proteins from a single region of Macrotis lagotis isolate mMagLag1 chromosome 2, bilby.v1.9.chrom.fasta, whole genome shotgun sequence:
- the LOC141513344 gene encoding SLAM family member 9-like isoform X1, with protein MVHPRLWPLFLLSLLLGSGDSKAIAGPGDLVGIVGESITLPLKIMTGEKVENITWISQALVAVVYSGQGRKPANITLINPLYMGRLNVPAHTYSLEISALRMEDAGSYKALITTQTCSVGTNKEFRLSIYDSTVLAHSVSSDSSSLGKGTFFFGFLGVLRIGI; from the exons gGTCAGGAGACTCCAAAGCAATTGCAGGGCCAGGGGATTTGGTTGGCATTGTAGGAGAGTCGATTACGCTTCCTTTGAAAATCATGACAGGAGAGAAGGTTGAAAACATCACTTGGATTTCACAAGCACTGGTTGCTGTTGTGTACTCAGGCCAAGGAAGAAAACCAGCCAACATCACTCTAATAAACCCCCTTTATATGGGAAGGTTGAATGTTCCTGCCCATACTTACTCCTTGGAGATCAGTGCCCTGAGGATGGAGGATGCAGGGTCCTACAAAGCTTTGATAACCACTCAGACCTGCTCTGTGGGCACCAACAAGGAATTCAGATTGAGCATCTATG attcTACAGTTCTTGCTCATTCAGTCTCCTCAGATTCTTCCTCTTTGGGGAAGGGCACTTTTTTCTTTGGATTCCTGGGAGTCCTGAGAATTGGAATCTGA